In one window of candidate division TA06 bacterium DNA:
- a CDS encoding DUF2283 domain-containing protein, with the protein MKITYDPEVDALYIRFKEATVTTKHLDDGIAADYDAEGHLAGIEILDAMKHLGDRSVFKQIVLEDIALSRG; encoded by the coding sequence ATGAAGATCACCTATGATCCCGAGGTCGACGCGCTATACATTCGCTTTAAGGAAGCGACGGTGACCACAAAGCACCTGGACGACGGTATTGCCGCAGATTACGATGCCGAGGGTCATTTGGCCGGGATCGAGATACTGGATGCGATGAAGCATCTGGGCGACCGGTCGGTATTCAAGCAGATCGTGCTCGAGGATATAGCTCTTTCACGCGGCTGA
- a CDS encoding DUF4258 domain-containing protein, with amino-acid sequence MKTIRLSGHARIQLAYRGVNEDEIINAIGTAEWTRSKEGRSECRKDFSFNSVWNGKQYSTKQVRPIFSEGENEIVVITVYSYFF; translated from the coding sequence ATGAAAACGATCCGCTTGTCCGGCCATGCCCGGATTCAGTTGGCCTACCGGGGCGTGAACGAGGATGAGATTATCAACGCCATCGGCACCGCCGAGTGGACTAGATCGAAAGAGGGTCGTTCGGAATGCCGGAAGGATTTTTCGTTCAACAGCGTTTGGAACGGGAAGCAATATTCGACGAAACAAGTCAGACCCATTTTCAGCGAAGGGGAAAACGAAATAGTCGTAATCACAGTCTACAGCTATTTCTTTTAG